Part of the uncultured Anaeromusa sp. genome is shown below.
GCTGGCGCCGCCTTGCAGGAAGAGGACGCGATAGTCGTCGCCGAGGCCGAGCAGTTCTTTGGTGTCGGCTTCGGCCTGGGTGTTTACTTCTTCATAGGCTTTGGAACGATGGCTGATTTCCGTGATGGACATGCCGGTTCCCTTGTAGTTGAGGAAATCGGCTTGGGCTTCTTGGAGCACCTCCAAAGGCAGTACGGCCGGGCCGGCGTTAAAGTTAAAAATACGATCGCTCATAATAGAACCCTCCTTAAATATTTACAATAAGTGCAGAACTAAAGCGTCAAGAAAGCCAAAAGCTTCCGGCTTTTTTAGGTGAGGCGGCAAGCCTGTCAACAGTACCGGAAAAAAGGCGCTTGTCGGCGGGCTGTTGGGTGCCTGTGCGGCTTGTCTTGCGGCGGCGATAAGGTGCGCTCCGGCGGCGATTTGAAGATTCGCGCCGGTAAGAATGGAGCGCAACGCGGCAATATCGTCGGCGTCGTCGATTACATACAGCGTATGATTATGTCCGTCAGGAGTAAAAAAATCATATGCTGCTGTACGGCTGGCGACAATGGCGCCAAGGAGCAGCTCGCTTTGGCGTGTTGCCGTATACGTCAGGACCGGCAGGCTTGTATGAGCCTCGGTCGCCAAAATATGCGCGGCTTGCTTAGCGGCCAGTTTTTCGTCCGCCTCTGCTAGATCCAAGACGGTAGTAGCAGGCAATAGGCCAATCAGAGCAATATGCGCTTCTTCTTCTGTGTGATGATGGTATAAGTAGAGACAAGGGGAGGCGTCTTGCTGGAGCAGCCCTTGCTGCAGCAGTGCGTCCAGATTTTTGCGAGCTAGGTGATAACTTTGATCATCACCGAAAGCGTCGCTGCGCGTTACCCGCAAAAAACTGAGCGGATGTGTTTGTGCTTCGTGGCGAACGGCGGCAGCGTCCAGGTCCTGCGCCGGCGGCGCCGCGATAGCGGCTGCCGCCTCCGGCAGAGGACGTACGCCGGTAAATGCTTGCAAATCAATCATCGCAGTGTCTTAGCGAGCGTCGAAATTAATCAGCTTGGCGTCATAAATACCGTCAATGCCTTTGAGCTTGAGCAGAACCGCGTTAGGAACGTCGCTGTCAACGCCCAGCACCATGATGCTGGTGCCTTCCACTTCGGTCAGACCCACTTGCATGCTGGAAATGTTGACGCCCTCTTCGCCCAACATGGTGCCAACCTTGCCGATAATGCCGGGGCGGTTGACGTGGGGGCAGGTTAAGAGCCAGCCGCCGGGCTGTACATCAACGCGATAGCCGTCGATCATGACGATGCGCGCTTCCGCTTTGCCGAAGAGGGTGCCGGAGACGCTGTGTTCGCCCTTGTCAGTAATCAGGCGGACCGTAATTTGGTTGGCGAAGTTAGCCGCTTCCTTCGTTTTAATTTCTTTGACTTCAATGTTGCGAGCTTTCGCCAGGCCAGGAGCGTTGACGTAGTTGATGGCTTCTTGCAGAATCGGATTGAGGCAGCCTTTTAGTACGCCGGTGGTCAGCATGCGGGTGTCCACATCGCCAATATCGCCGTTGTACTCGATTTGAATGGCAGTCATGCGGCCTTCAGCCAAATGTACCGCCAGGCAGCCCATGCGTTCGGCCAGGTTGAGATAGGGGCGGAGCTTTTTAAGGACATGCGCCGGGATAGCGGCCATGTTGACGGCGGTGGTGACAGGCTCGCCTTTCAGCGCGGCGACAATGCCGTGCGCCACATCGACGGCCACGCCGACTTGGGCTTCTACGGTAGAAGCGCCCAAATGAGGCGTTACAATGACATTAGGCAGGCCGATGAGCGGATTGCCTTCTTGAATCGGCTCGCTTTCAAAAACGTCAATGGCAGCGCCGGCGACAATGCCTTCTTGTACGGCTGCGGCCAAATCGGCTTCATTAATGACGCCGCCTCGAGCGCAGTTAACAATGCGAACGCCTTTTTTCATTTTGGCAAAAACGTCTTTAGTGATCAGGTTTTTGGTTTGATTGGTTTTCGGCAAATGTAAGGTGATGAAATCAGCCTGGGCGAAAATTTCATCCATTTCGGCTACTTCAATGCCCAAGGCTTGAGCGGCTTCGACATTAATGAAGGGATCGTACGCGAGAACACGCATTTCCAGAGCCAGGGCGCGCTTGGCTACGCCGGTGCCGATACGGCCAAGGCCGAGAATGCCCAGCGTTTTGCCGCGCAGCTCAACGCCCATGAATTTGCCCCGCTCCCATTTGCCTTCCTGCATGGTGGCGTGAGCCTGGGGGATGTTGCGGGCCATGGACATCATCATGGCGACGGAATGTTCCGTGGCGGCCATGGTGTTGCCTTCGGGCGCATTAAGGACAATGACGCCTTTCTTGGTGGCGTACTCTACGTCAATGTTGTCGACGCCGACGCCGGCGCGGCCGATGACCTTGAGTTTTACCGCTGCATCCAGAACCGGAGCGGTAACTTTGGTTTCGCTGCGTACAACCAATCCGTCATACTCTGGAATAATGCGAATAAGTTCTTCCACAGGCAGTTTGGTTTTTACATCCACTTCAAATTGCTCTTTAAGCAGAGCCACCCCTTTTTCCGATACCGGATCGCTAACAAGTACTTTCATCATGATCTAACCCCTCCAAAAATAAAATTTAAAGTTACTGAGGTAAAAAAAATAATCCCGCCCCCGTGAAGGGGCGGGATTGATTCCCGCGTTGCCACCCAACTTGTGTCGTGTTTTCCTAGGTTAAAACAGCGACCACCTCGAACCGCTTTAACGGGCGGAACCCGTACTGACTCTTCGTCAGACACTTCCGGGCGGAACCATACGTTCTATCCTCCGGCTCGCAGCAACCGCCGGTTTTCTGTGCGATAGGAACAGTAGGCTTCCCGTGCATCGTGTTTTCTGTATGCAAGACCATTGGACTTATTATAAGATGCTCTCGTGAAGAAAGTCAAGTGTATTTTTGAAAAAAACATCAAAAAATTGATACAACAAATTGCTATGCAGGCCGAAATTGAGGGGGTACTTTGTAAACTTTGCGCCGGATAGCTATAGATAAAAGGGATGCAGGAAATAGAGATTGGTCGGATTTGGCGGTTTCGTGCTGACTTATAAAAGGTTTATTTGATCTTGGCGCTGCTGAAGCTTGTTAAAATGTCAGCGTAAGAATACCTTCGTCTGGCTCCACGGAGAAGGATTCTCGCTGCAGAGCCGCGAAATAAACATACAAAGAATAATTATGAAAGAAGAAAAGGTGCTTATACGATAAGCATCCCAAGGAGGGAAAATAGATGGAAAAACAAGTGTATGATGTGGCCGTAGTTGGCGGCGGTCCGGCGGGACTTTCGGCAGCGCTGACGGCGCGGGTTCGCAATAAAAGCGTTGTGATTTTTGAACATATGGGTTTCAGCGCCAAGCTGCAGCGGGCGGCCGAGGTTCCCAATTACCTGGGCTTGCCGAACTTGAGCGGTAAAGAGCTGATGGAGCGCATGGCGGAGCATTGCTTAGCAGCCGGACCGGTTCTGGTGAAAGAAAAAGTGACGCAAATTTTTCCCGGAGAGGTATTTACACTGTTGACGCCGCAGGATGTGTATGAAGCGAAGACGGTAATTTTAGCCATTGGCGTGTCGCCAGCGGAGCTTTTAGCGGGTGAAAAAGGATTGCTCGGTCAGGGCGTCAGCTATTGCGCCACCTGCGACGGCATGTTGTACCGGGAAAAGGAAGTTGCTGTCGTGGCTTACGCCGCCGAGGCGGAGCACGAAGCTGTTTTCTTAAGCGAAATTTGCAGTAAGGTTTTTTATTTTCCCCAGTACAAGCCGGTGGGCTCGCTGCCGTCTTCGGTGCAGATTTGCAGCGGCAAGCCGAAAGGCGTGGCGTCCAAGGAAGAACGTTTTGTTCTCAAGCACACAAAAGGGCAGGTTGAGGTGGATGGAATCTTTATTTTACGCGAAACCGATCCAGTAGAAAATTTGCTGGCGGAGGTTGAACTTTGCAAGGATGCAATTAAAGTCTCGCATCTGCAGAAAACCTCGGTTCCCGGCGTGTTTGCCGCTGGCGATTGCACAGGCAAGCCCTGGCAGATTACGGTAGCTGTAGGCGAAGGGAATGCGGCGGCACATGCGGCGATTTCTTATTTAGCGGCAAAAGAGAAAGCGTAAGCTTGTTGATGATAATAAATTTCAATTAGATATTGACAAAGCATAGATGGTTTTGTAAAATTCAATTGAAAATAATTATCAAACTCACAAACGACAAGCTTCACGAAACAATTTTTCTTGCAACATAGCGGGGAAAAGTGTTTTAAGAGGACCTAGAGTCCCGAAGTATGTTTTGGCATGCTTCGGGATTTTTGTTTTTAGGCACGGAAGGAGCAAAGAGGGCGGCTATGAAGGAATTACGGTGTTTATGCTGCAAAAAATTGCTGGGGCGCGGTCTGGTGCGCTGCGTAGAATTTAAATGCAGCCGTTGCGGCTGCGTACAGGTATTTTGCGAAAAACCGCCGGAAAAAGCGGCAGGCGAAATCATTCAATGCGGAGAGGGGATGTGCGCATGGAAAGTGGCGGGGAAATGAGGCAATTGGCTTCCTGGTTGGCGGTAGAATTGGCGCCGACCCTGGCTGGCGAAAAGGAAGCTACGATTTTATGCCTCCGGGATAATCGCCAGCGAGCGCTTTGGACCTGGTGGCGTCGTCACCACTGGAGCGTTTTGAAAGGTTTGTCTTTGCAGTGGCGGGTGCTGCGTCTATGGGATAATGGGGCGGTGCTGTTCTTTTTTCGGCCGGAAGTTTTGGAAGCGTGTTTTCGCCGGGCTGAGCATGCGGCGCTGCTGCACTATTGCGGCTATGATCCTGGGGCGACCTTGGCAATGCAGTTGGATCGGTTGACCATGCGTTTTCGTCAGGAGGTGCCTCATGAAATGGGTTTGTTTTTAGGCATTCCTTTGAAAGATGTGTTGGGTTTTATGGGGCTGAGCCAGGAAGGGCGCAGCGGCGGGGGACTTTGGCATGTATATGGGGATCCGAAACCGTCCTTAGAGCGTATGCAGCGATGGGAACGTCTGAAAGAGCGCGCCAAGGAATTATTGAGGTGCGGTTTGCCGGATGTGGAGGTATTACAATATGCTCTTTGCCTCGGGCGGTGAAAAAGAGAAAGCCTTTTGCGGATTCGGCGTTGAGTGTGTGGTGAGGGAATTGACGGAAGCGCTGGCCAGCGCCATTGACGCCAAAGACGGCAATACCTATGGACATTCCCACCGTGTGGGCGAATTGGCGATGGTTATGGGAACTCATTTGCGTCTGGATGCAGCGCAAATAGAAGAACTGCAGATAGCGGCTCATTTGCATGACGTAGGAAAAATTGGCATTCCTGATGCGATTTTGAATAAGCCTGCGCGTTTGACGGCGGAAGAATTTGCCGTTGTACAGCGGCATCCGGTGATTGGCTGGCAAATTCTGCGGCGCATCAGTTCGTTTCAACAGGTGGCTCGCATTGTACGTCATCATCATGAGCGATTTGACGGGACCGGCTATCCGGACAGGCTGTGCGGTACAGACATTCCTTTGGCCAGTCGGTTAATTGCAGTGGCGGATTCCTATGACGCCATGACCAGCGCACGTTCGTATCGAAAAGCGGTTTCTGCCAAAGAGGCTTGGCAAGAGTTATGCCGTTGCAGCGGCAGCCAGTTTGATCCGGAAGCAGTGAAGGCTTTTCGGCCGGTTGTGCAAAGAGAACGAGAGTGGCGTTCGTATCCTGCGGACCATCTTTTTTTTGCCATAAACAGTGAGAATGATTATCTAAATCAAGGAAAGAGGTATAGTGATGGCTGATAGTAAGAAAGAGTTGCCAAAGCATAAGTCCGAGTGCGCTTGCGGCGGGAATTGCGGGGGGCGCGGTTGCGGACATCGCTGCGCTTGCAGACAAAGACAAGAAGAAAAGGGGGCGAAAAACAATGACTAAAGAGCTGCATTTGCTTCAACCGGGAGAAAAAGGAATTGTTGTGTCCGTGAATGGCGGCGGCTCCATTAAACGGCGCATTGTGGATATGGGCATGGTAGGCGGCACGGCCATAGAGGTTTGCAAATTTGCGCCGCTGGGGGATCCCATGGAAATTAAAGTAAAAGGCTGCAATTTATCGCTTCGTAAACGCGAAGCAGCGTTTATTTGCGTAGAACTGGAAAACGAGGGGGCTTCAAGGTGCACGAAGAACGACTGACAATTGCCTTGGCGGGCAATCCTAATGCGGGAAAAACTACCGTATTTAATGCGCTTACCGGGGCGCGGCAGCATGTAGGCAATTATCCCGGCGTAACGGTGGAAAAAAAAGAGGGCTATTGCCGGATTGGCTCGCGGGAGGCGGTACTGGTTGATTTGCCAGGTACATACAGCCTGACGGCGTATTCCTTGGAAGAAGTGGTTGCGCGAAATTTTATTGTCCAAGATAAGCCGGATGTAGTGATTGATGTAGCCGATGCGGCGAATCTAGAACGACACTTGTATTTGACGCTGCAGTTATTGGAACTGGAACGGCCCTTGGTGTTGGCGCTTAACATGGCGGATATGGCGGAAAAACAAGGCTTGGTATATGATCTGAAGGCCTTGTCGGCGCAGCTGGGAGTACTTGTGGTACCTACGGTAGGACGCCAGGAACAGGGGATGGATGCCCTGCTGGCTGCCGTAGAAAAAACGGCTGCCGTAGAAACTGCAGGCATCCGAGTCGATTATGGCGAGCAGGTGGAACAGGTTTTAGAGGCGCTTGGAGCTAAACTGGCAGATTTGGATTCGCCGTTTCCTGCGCGCTGGCTGGCGGTAAAACTCTTGGAAAATGATGACGATGTTGCGGCGCAGCTTCGCCTGCTTGCGGGCGGCGAGAAAGTGGTTTTAGAGGCTGAGCGGCAGCGTCGGGAACTGCAAAGCGCTTTGAATGAAGAACTTGACACCTACATTGCTGGCTGCCGGTACCGCAAAGTCGGAAAAATTTACGGCGCTTGCCTGAAACAAGATCGTAAGGAGACTCGTACGCTCTCGGATCGTATTGACAGCGTTGTGACGCATCGTGTCTTGGGTCTGCCTATTTTCTTTGCACTTATGTGGCTTTTATTTAATCTTGTTTTTACAATAGGGGAGATCCCCAAAGACTTCTTGGACACAGGCGTTTCCTGGTTAGGAAGCACCGTGGGAGAGGCCTTGCCGGATGGAAATTTACGGTCTTTGCTGGTAGACGGCATTATTGGCGGCGTAGGCAGCGTGATTAGCTTTTTGCCGGATATTCTACTGTTATTCTTTGCAATTGCTCTGCTGGAAGATTCCGGGTACATGGCCCGGGCGGCTTTTGTCATGGACCGGGTGATGCGCGGTTTTGGGTTGCATGGTAAGTCTTTCATTCCCATGCTGCTGGGCTTCGGCTGCAATGTTTCATCGGTAATGGCGGCGCGGACGCTGGAAAATGAAAAAGACCGCTATATTACCATCCTGGTGTCGCCGCTTATGAGCTGCAGCGCCAGACTGCCTGTGTATACCTTGCTGATCGGCGCTTTCTTTA
Proteins encoded:
- a CDS encoding DUF1015 family protein, giving the protein MIDLQAFTGVRPLPEAAAAIAAPPAQDLDAAAVRHEAQTHPLSFLRVTRSDAFGDDQSYHLARKNLDALLQQGLLQQDASPCLYLYHHHTEEEAHIALIGLLPATTVLDLAEADEKLAAKQAAHILATEAHTSLPVLTYTATRQSELLLGAIVASRTAAYDFFTPDGHNHTLYVIDDADDIAALRSILTGANLQIAAGAHLIAAARQAAQAPNSPPTSAFFPVLLTGLPPHLKKPEAFGFLDALVLHLL
- the serA gene encoding phosphoglycerate dehydrogenase gives rise to the protein MKVLVSDPVSEKGVALLKEQFEVDVKTKLPVEELIRIIPEYDGLVVRSETKVTAPVLDAAVKLKVIGRAGVGVDNIDVEYATKKGVIVLNAPEGNTMAATEHSVAMMMSMARNIPQAHATMQEGKWERGKFMGVELRGKTLGILGLGRIGTGVAKRALALEMRVLAYDPFINVEAAQALGIEVAEMDEIFAQADFITLHLPKTNQTKNLITKDVFAKMKKGVRIVNCARGGVINEADLAAAVQEGIVAGAAIDVFESEPIQEGNPLIGLPNVIVTPHLGASTVEAQVGVAVDVAHGIVAALKGEPVTTAVNMAAIPAHVLKKLRPYLNLAERMGCLAVHLAEGRMTAIQIEYNGDIGDVDTRMLTTGVLKGCLNPILQEAINYVNAPGLAKARNIEVKEIKTKEAANFANQITVRLITDKGEHSVSGTLFGKAEARIVMIDGYRVDVQPGGWLLTCPHVNRPGIIGKVGTMLGEEGVNISSMQVGLTEVEGTSIMVLGVDSDVPNAVLLKLKGIDGIYDAKLINFDAR
- a CDS encoding NAD(P)/FAD-dependent oxidoreductase, which codes for MEKQVYDVAVVGGGPAGLSAALTARVRNKSVVIFEHMGFSAKLQRAAEVPNYLGLPNLSGKELMERMAEHCLAAGPVLVKEKVTQIFPGEVFTLLTPQDVYEAKTVILAIGVSPAELLAGEKGLLGQGVSYCATCDGMLYREKEVAVVAYAAEAEHEAVFLSEICSKVFYFPQYKPVGSLPSSVQICSGKPKGVASKEERFVLKHTKGQVEVDGIFILRETDPVENLLAEVELCKDAIKVSHLQKTSVPGVFAAGDCTGKPWQITVAVGEGNAAAHAAISYLAAKEKA
- a CDS encoding DUF3793 family protein encodes the protein MESGGEMRQLASWLAVELAPTLAGEKEATILCLRDNRQRALWTWWRRHHWSVLKGLSLQWRVLRLWDNGAVLFFFRPEVLEACFRRAEHAALLHYCGYDPGATLAMQLDRLTMRFRQEVPHEMGLFLGIPLKDVLGFMGLSQEGRSGGGLWHVYGDPKPSLERMQRWERLKERAKELLRCGLPDVEVLQYALCLGR
- a CDS encoding HD-GYP domain-containing protein; translation: MLFASGGEKEKAFCGFGVECVVRELTEALASAIDAKDGNTYGHSHRVGELAMVMGTHLRLDAAQIEELQIAAHLHDVGKIGIPDAILNKPARLTAEEFAVVQRHPVIGWQILRRISSFQQVARIVRHHHERFDGTGYPDRLCGTDIPLASRLIAVADSYDAMTSARSYRKAVSAKEAWQELCRCSGSQFDPEAVKAFRPVVQREREWRSYPADHLFFAINSENDYLNQGKRYSDG
- a CDS encoding ferrous iron transport protein A codes for the protein MTKELHLLQPGEKGIVVSVNGGGSIKRRIVDMGMVGGTAIEVCKFAPLGDPMEIKVKGCNLSLRKREAAFICVELENEGASRCTKND
- the feoB gene encoding ferrous iron transport protein B; its protein translation is MHEERLTIALAGNPNAGKTTVFNALTGARQHVGNYPGVTVEKKEGYCRIGSREAVLVDLPGTYSLTAYSLEEVVARNFIVQDKPDVVIDVADAANLERHLYLTLQLLELERPLVLALNMADMAEKQGLVYDLKALSAQLGVLVVPTVGRQEQGMDALLAAVEKTAAVETAGIRVDYGEQVEQVLEALGAKLADLDSPFPARWLAVKLLENDDDVAAQLRLLAGGEKVVLEAERQRRELQSALNEELDTYIAGCRYRKVGKIYGACLKQDRKETRTLSDRIDSVVTHRVLGLPIFFALMWLLFNLVFTIGEIPKDFLDTGVSWLGSTVGEALPDGNLRSLLVDGIIGGVGSVISFLPDILLLFFAIALLEDSGYMARAAFVMDRVMRGFGLHGKSFIPMLLGFGCNVSSVMAARTLENEKDRYITILVSPLMSCSARLPVYTLLIGAFFTEDMAGTVLFGIYILGIALAIGMAFLFRKTLFPGDTEPFVMEMPPYHMPTLRSVLTHMWERSMIYLRKAGTIILAASILVWFGVNYPQNEDVNSKYEALQAALETRYEEQIQNQVLLPLGITAVEENEEFNALVEELSAAEEAEDEGAEAANAAGKTTGEKDAEVAEPAAETGKTAEQDADKAAPQTFSKEKLSSFAAQYVLLKKEADEATGKLEKEKSTELLAQSYAGALGHAIEPVIKPLGFDWKIGVGLFSAFAAKEVMVSTLATIYSVEADDEEMAPLQEVLAADPSFSPLIAVSLMVFCLIYSPCLATVAVIKREMNSWKWAGFSVAYSMTLAWLMAFLVYQGGLLLGLGG